A single region of the Phycisphaerae bacterium RAS1 genome encodes:
- the pksE gene encoding Polyketide biosynthesis protein PksE: MAHIGVAALGLRPRDEQTALLALAPALRPSQLGDASFRRDHGVDFSYICGEMANGIASVEMVLAAARAGFLGFFGAAGLALERIESAIDRVQAAVGSRSYGFNLIHSPAEPDVEAATVELYLRRGVRLVSASAYLDLTLPLVRYRVSGIHESADGRVVAPNRVMAKVSRVELARKFFSPPPPAMLAELVRRGDMTALQAELAATIPMAEDLTAEADSGGHTDNRPLVTLLPTMLALRDELAARFGYDRPLRVGAAGGIATPASAAAAFAMGAAYILTGSINQSCREAGTSDAVRRMLAAAGQADVMMAPAADMFEMGVNVQVLKRGTLFGVRARKLYALYRTYDSLDALPADERATLERDYFRTSLEAAWEQTRAYFERRDPSQIIRAEREPKHRMALVFRAYLGQSSKWANSGEPSRQADYQVWCGPAMAAFNEWARGSALEKPEGRDIVTVGLNLMIGAAALTRAAWLRAQGVELPPAAAQFAPRCLDELLEPGRIGACEGT; encoded by the coding sequence GTGGCCCACATCGGCGTCGCGGCCCTGGGGCTCCGCCCGCGGGACGAGCAAACGGCGCTGCTGGCGCTGGCGCCGGCCCTTCGGCCGAGCCAACTCGGTGACGCCTCGTTCCGGCGCGACCACGGCGTCGACTTTTCATATATCTGCGGGGAAATGGCCAACGGCATTGCGTCGGTCGAGATGGTCCTGGCCGCTGCGCGGGCCGGATTTCTCGGATTCTTCGGCGCCGCCGGCCTTGCCCTGGAGCGCATTGAGAGCGCGATCGATCGCGTTCAGGCCGCCGTCGGCTCGCGTTCGTACGGATTCAATCTGATTCACAGCCCGGCCGAGCCTGATGTCGAAGCGGCGACGGTTGAGTTGTATCTGCGCCGCGGCGTGCGGCTGGTGAGCGCGTCGGCGTATCTCGATCTGACGCTGCCGCTGGTGCGCTATCGCGTGAGCGGAATTCACGAATCGGCCGACGGGCGGGTGGTCGCACCGAATCGCGTCATGGCGAAGGTCTCGCGCGTCGAGCTGGCGCGGAAGTTCTTCAGCCCACCGCCGCCGGCCATGCTGGCCGAGCTGGTCCGCCGCGGCGACATGACGGCCTTGCAGGCGGAGCTGGCGGCGACAATCCCGATGGCCGAAGACCTCACGGCTGAGGCGGACTCGGGCGGGCACACGGACAATCGGCCGCTGGTAACGCTGCTGCCGACGATGCTGGCGCTGCGTGACGAACTGGCGGCGCGCTTTGGCTACGACCGGCCGCTGCGCGTCGGGGCGGCGGGCGGCATCGCGACGCCTGCCTCCGCCGCCGCGGCCTTTGCGATGGGGGCGGCATACATCCTGACCGGGTCGATCAACCAGTCTTGCCGCGAAGCGGGCACGAGCGACGCCGTGCGGCGGATGCTGGCTGCGGCGGGGCAGGCGGATGTGATGATGGCGCCGGCGGCGGACATGTTCGAGATGGGTGTAAACGTGCAGGTGTTGAAGCGCGGCACGCTCTTTGGCGTCCGCGCTCGCAAACTGTATGCGCTGTATCGCACGTACGACTCGCTCGACGCGCTGCCGGCGGATGAGCGGGCGACGCTGGAGCGAGACTACTTCCGCACGTCGCTCGAAGCGGCCTGGGAACAGACGCGAGCCTATTTCGAGCGGCGCGATCCGTCGCAGATCATCCGAGCCGAGCGCGAGCCGAAGCACAGGATGGCGCTCGTTTTCCGGGCGTATCTCGGTCAATCGTCGAAATGGGCCAATAGCGGCGAGCCGTCGCGCCAGGCGGATTACCAGGTGTGGTGCGGGCCGGCGATGGCCGCGTTCAACGAGTGGGCGCGCGGATCGGCCCTTGAAAAGCCGGAAGGGCGCGACATCGTGACGGTTGGATTGAACCTGATGATCGGCGCGGCGGCGCTGACGCGCGCCGCGTGGCTGCGGGCGCAGGGGGTCGAGTTGCCGCCGGCCGCGGCGCAATTCGCGCCGCGCTGCCTGGATGAGCTGCTCGAACCAGGACGCATCGGCGCGTGCGAAGGAACATGA
- the ybeY gene encoding Endoribonuclease YbeY codes for MREDPRKNTRRPQGDGNIQRENDRPASGRSPRGFVLAPSGGYPAVAMPIEIHVASRLSRKRCPAALLSRVARHVAASEGFRHGELSIAVVGAAAMTRLHRETLGISEATDVLTFDLGTDARCGRLEAEIVVCADVARSQARQVGLGRSKRAPARHAQLVRTELALYVTHGILHLAGYDDHSRRRYCEMHTRENVLLEELGLGSVFGPLAR; via the coding sequence ATGCGCGAAGACCCGCGAAAGAATACCCGTCGGCCGCAAGGGGACGGCAACATCCAGCGCGAGAACGACAGGCCGGCCAGCGGCCGGTCCCCCAGGGGGTTCGTTCTCGCACCAAGCGGCGGTTATCCTGCCGTCGCCATGCCAATTGAGATTCACGTCGCCTCGCGACTCAGCCGAAAGCGCTGCCCCGCCGCGCTGCTGTCGCGCGTCGCACGGCATGTCGCGGCATCCGAGGGATTCCGCCATGGGGAGCTCTCAATCGCGGTCGTCGGGGCCGCCGCGATGACCCGTCTGCACCGCGAGACGCTGGGGATCAGCGAGGCGACCGACGTGCTCACCTTCGACCTGGGAACGGACGCACGGTGTGGGAGACTGGAAGCGGAAATCGTGGTTTGCGCGGACGTCGCCCGCTCCCAAGCGCGGCAGGTCGGGCTCGGCCGGAGCAAGCGCGCACCGGCGCGGCACGCTCAACTCGTTCGGACCGAATTGGCCCTGTACGTCACCCATGGCATTCTACATTTGGCGGGGTACGACGATCATTCACGGCGCCGGTATTGCGAGATGCACACGCGCGAGAACGTGCTGCTTGAAGAGCTCGGGCTAGGCAGCGTCTTCGGCCCCCTGGCGCGATGA
- the xerC_4 gene encoding Tyrosine recombinase XerC, with product MWLSNSGGDSAVRAVNTGTQRDGTAMSEQASLIQQFINYLRVERHFSPHTSKCYAADLQQFCTYLLKTAGQEESGVSGEDMNRRLLAVDTDVVRVFMTQLRDKNYCKSTVARKLATLRSFYKFLVRRGYLQANPVAPIRTPKQDKRLPKCLEEAEIERLLSNPDTTTLLGARDRAMLEMLYNTGMRVSELVALKLTDIDFRASTVRIPGKGKKQRMLPLGAGAMTALNHFMELRRSDPRSSSFDNDALFINKHGQRLSTRSVRRKLDKYLLDAGLDLSVSPHTLRHSFATHMLRRGADLRSVQEMLGHQSLSTTQIYTHLSGETVKESYEKAHPRA from the coding sequence ATGTGGCTTTCAAACTCCGGCGGCGACAGCGCCGTTCGAGCGGTGAACACTGGCACCCAGCGCGATGGCACGGCGATGAGCGAACAGGCAAGTCTGATTCAGCAGTTCATCAACTACCTGCGGGTGGAGCGGCACTTCTCGCCGCACACCTCGAAGTGCTACGCCGCCGACCTGCAGCAGTTCTGCACGTATCTGCTGAAGACGGCTGGACAGGAGGAGAGCGGCGTCAGCGGCGAGGACATGAACCGCCGGCTGCTGGCCGTGGATACGGACGTGGTGCGCGTCTTCATGACGCAGCTTCGCGACAAGAACTACTGCAAGTCGACCGTGGCCCGCAAACTGGCCACGCTGCGCAGCTTCTACAAGTTCCTCGTCCGCCGCGGCTATTTGCAGGCCAATCCGGTCGCGCCAATCCGCACGCCCAAGCAGGACAAGCGCCTGCCCAAGTGTCTGGAAGAGGCGGAAATCGAGCGACTCCTTTCGAACCCGGACACGACCACGCTGCTGGGCGCCCGCGACCGGGCCATGTTGGAGATGCTCTACAACACCGGCATGCGCGTCAGCGAACTGGTGGCGCTCAAGCTGACCGACATCGACTTCCGAGCCAGCACCGTCCGCATCCCCGGCAAGGGCAAGAAGCAGCGCATGCTGCCGCTGGGGGCCGGCGCCATGACGGCCCTGAACCACTTCATGGAGCTGCGCCGCAGTGACCCGCGCTCGTCGTCGTTTGACAACGACGCGCTGTTCATCAACAAACACGGCCAGCGCCTCAGCACGCGCTCCGTCCGCCGCAAGCTGGACAAGTACCTGCTCGACGCCGGCCTGGATCTGTCGGTCAGCCCGCACACGCTGCGGCACAGCTTCGCCACGCACATGCTGCGGCGCGGGGCGGACCTGCGCAGCGTGCAGGAGATGCTCGGCCACCAGAGCCTGAGCACCACGCAGATCTACACGCACCTGTCGGGCGAGACGGTCAAGGAAAGCTACGAGAAGGCCCACCCGCGCGCGTAG
- the cheY_1 gene encoding Chemotaxis protein CheY produces the protein MRVLLVDDSRTIRSIQKNVLKQLGCEDVVETGDGVEALAAIGAQRPDLMLVDWNMPNMDGITLVRKIREKDKTLPIIMCTTEAERGRVIEAVKAGVNDYVVKPFTVESLSEKITRTLAKFAVAR, from the coding sequence ATGAGAGTCCTGCTGGTCGATGACTCGCGCACCATCCGCAGCATCCAGAAGAATGTTCTGAAGCAGCTCGGCTGCGAAGACGTGGTTGAGACCGGCGACGGCGTCGAGGCCCTTGCGGCCATCGGCGCCCAGCGGCCTGACCTGATGCTGGTCGACTGGAACATGCCCAACATGGACGGCATCACCCTGGTCCGCAAGATTCGCGAGAAAGATAAAACGCTCCCGATCATCATGTGCACAACCGAGGCCGAGAGGGGACGCGTGATCGAGGCTGTGAAGGCCGGCGTCAACGACTACGTGGTCAAGCCGTTCACGGTCGAGTCACTCTCCGAAAAAATCACGCGGACCTTGGCGAAATTCGCCGTCGCGCGCTGA
- the cheX gene encoding CheY-P phosphatase CheX, translating to MDVRYVNPFVSAIKRVFETMVHTPVTIGKPMLKDHVTFSPDVSGVIGFSGDAAGCVVLSFGLDVACRAVERFAGANIDPTNPDFSDAIGELANMVAGNAKTEFDGMNISISLPSVILGKDHTVSVSRNPPRIVIPCQTAYGTLYVEIGMTLIRKPATARPLATTGAR from the coding sequence ATGGACGTCAGGTACGTCAACCCGTTCGTCTCCGCCATCAAGCGTGTGTTCGAGACCATGGTGCACACGCCGGTAACCATCGGGAAGCCGATGCTCAAGGACCACGTGACCTTCTCGCCCGACGTCTCGGGTGTGATCGGCTTTTCCGGCGACGCTGCCGGCTGCGTCGTGCTGAGCTTCGGCCTCGATGTCGCCTGCAGAGCGGTCGAGAGGTTTGCCGGCGCCAATATCGATCCGACGAACCCGGACTTCTCGGACGCGATCGGCGAACTGGCCAACATGGTCGCCGGCAACGCCAAGACCGAGTTCGACGGGATGAACATCAGCATCTCGCTGCCGAGCGTGATTCTCGGAAAAGACCACACCGTGTCGGTCTCGCGGAATCCGCCCCGGATCGTCATTCCCTGTCAGACCGCGTACGGAACGCTGTACGTCGAAATCGGAATGACGCTGATCCGAAAACCGGCGACCGCCCGACCCCTGGCAACCACAGGAGCGCGCTGA
- a CDS encoding putative 3-hydroxyphenylpropionic transporter MhpT yields the protein MGGTGVSPVPAASRTGETPVPPNQDANSVTINTSEGPTRAPTSAAPAEFPASAAAIEPPEQPSSTRTLLTLALALFLTMLPVTMLVPVLKELVLDRFGQARAWAHVFMSINMVGAALLAPLGGALADRLGRRRPVLMIAALADAALLWTMPHANSPALLMALRFLEGGAHIVALTTIMAMAADGCGPHRRGRVMGLIGSALILGTAVGAPLGGRLGQSEPSLVFQVGGGISLLVAVLAAAALHGCRARQHSRSTWEALALLRTRPQLATVFALAFVDRLCVGVIVSSFVLYLGECCALTPGQRGGLLALFLFPFALLCYPVGRLADRVGRVWLMLAGNIGFGLMFAVYGFLPAAWLPAAMIGSGVLSAMLFSPNLAICGDLAPAAQRASAFAGFNTAGSLGFFCGPIVGGLTCWAAVQAGYDVSAGYRAAFVAAGVCVVVCAVTVAPWLTRLPARHLVR from the coding sequence ATGGGTGGGACGGGCGTCTCGCCCGTCCCGGCCGCATCAAGGACGGGCGAGACGCCCGTCCCACCCAATCAAGATGCAAACAGCGTGACGATCAACACTAGCGAAGGCCCGACGCGCGCGCCGACGAGTGCCGCGCCGGCCGAGTTTCCAGCCTCGGCCGCGGCGATCGAGCCGCCCGAACAGCCTTCCTCGACGCGCACGCTTCTCACGCTGGCTCTGGCGCTCTTCCTGACGATGCTGCCCGTGACAATGCTCGTCCCGGTGCTCAAGGAGCTGGTGCTGGACCGCTTCGGTCAGGCCCGCGCCTGGGCCCACGTCTTCATGTCGATCAACATGGTCGGCGCCGCGCTGCTGGCTCCGCTCGGCGGCGCACTGGCCGATCGCCTGGGGCGCCGCCGCCCAGTGCTGATGATCGCCGCCCTGGCCGACGCGGCGCTGCTCTGGACCATGCCGCACGCGAACTCCCCGGCCTTGCTGATGGCGCTGCGTTTTCTTGAAGGCGGGGCGCATATCGTGGCGCTGACGACCATTATGGCGATGGCCGCCGACGGGTGCGGCCCCCACCGCCGCGGAAGGGTCATGGGGCTGATCGGCTCGGCCCTGATTCTCGGAACAGCCGTCGGCGCCCCGCTCGGCGGGAGGCTCGGTCAATCCGAACCGTCGCTGGTCTTCCAGGTTGGTGGCGGCATTTCGCTCCTCGTCGCCGTCCTGGCCGCCGCCGCGCTGCACGGTTGCCGCGCGCGGCAGCACAGCCGCAGCACATGGGAGGCGCTGGCCCTGTTGCGCACCCGGCCGCAATTGGCGACGGTCTTTGCGCTGGCGTTCGTGGATCGCCTGTGCGTCGGCGTCATCGTCTCGAGCTTCGTGCTCTACCTCGGCGAATGCTGCGCCCTGACCCCCGGACAGCGCGGCGGTTTGCTGGCCCTGTTTCTCTTTCCCTTCGCATTGCTGTGTTACCCGGTCGGAAGGCTGGCCGATCGCGTCGGGCGCGTCTGGCTCATGCTGGCCGGCAATATCGGCTTCGGCCTGATGTTCGCGGTCTATGGCTTTCTGCCGGCCGCGTGGCTGCCGGCCGCCATGATCGGTTCGGGCGTGCTGAGCGCCATGCTTTTCTCGCCGAACCTGGCGATTTGCGGCGACCTCGCGCCGGCGGCGCAGCGCGCGTCCGCGTTCGCCGGCTTCAACACGGCCGGCAGCCTCGGCTTCTTCTGCGGACCGATCGTGGGCGGGCTGACCTGCTGGGCGGCGGTGCAGGCGGGTTACGACGTGTCCGCCGGCTACCGCGCGGCCTTTGTCGCCGCCGGTGTGTGCGTCGTTGTTTGCGCTGTGACCGTGGCGCCATGGCTGACACGACTACCTGCTCGGCATCTGGTCCGATAG
- a CDS encoding HDOD domain protein — translation MNPEIIKQIESSGTIPSPPQIVARLLQVTRDPDYKQSDVVRLLSSDAGVVSDILRLANSVLLGGGRKLASIDDALVRLGIRRVRTMVIGRSMIDQVNTGRHCEIDTSYYWRRSLATGVLAARFAEQITGVQRDAAFMAGLLCDVGVVILARAMPPAYHPAAECYAPRRAEDLVNTELDSVGLAHPEVSAWALEKWGLPPEIVTAVRYHHSEALPETPAPVTRTAGILNGASELARLLCESSNKPAVRGVCTWAAGKAGLPLSALSSVLRHIEADVTELAGHLRVDVIPSRVYALIAEGIAEELAMSAAM, via the coding sequence GTGAATCCGGAAATCATCAAGCAGATCGAATCGTCGGGAACGATTCCCTCGCCGCCCCAGATCGTCGCCCGCCTGCTCCAGGTCACGCGCGACCCGGACTACAAGCAGTCCGATGTCGTGCGACTGCTGTCCAGCGACGCCGGAGTCGTCAGCGACATCCTGCGGCTGGCCAATTCCGTGCTGCTGGGCGGCGGCCGGAAACTCGCGAGCATCGACGACGCGCTGGTGCGGCTCGGCATTCGCCGTGTTCGAACGATGGTCATCGGCCGCAGCATGATCGACCAGGTCAACACCGGTCGGCACTGTGAAATCGACACCAGCTACTACTGGCGCCGGTCGTTGGCGACCGGCGTGCTGGCGGCGCGCTTCGCCGAGCAGATCACCGGCGTGCAGCGCGACGCGGCCTTCATGGCCGGGCTGCTGTGCGACGTGGGAGTCGTGATTCTGGCGCGCGCGATGCCGCCGGCGTATCACCCGGCGGCCGAGTGCTACGCGCCGCGGCGCGCGGAAGACCTGGTGAACACGGAGCTCGACAGCGTCGGCCTGGCCCACCCCGAGGTCAGCGCCTGGGCTCTGGAAAAATGGGGGCTCCCGCCCGAGATCGTCACCGCCGTCCGCTATCATCACTCCGAAGCGCTGCCGGAAACGCCGGCTCCCGTGACGCGCACCGCGGGAATCCTCAACGGCGCGTCCGAGCTGGCGCGGCTGCTGTGCGAGTCGTCGAACAAGCCCGCCGTCCGCGGCGTGTGCACGTGGGCCGCGGGCAAGGCCGGACTGCCGCTGTCGGCGCTGTCCTCGGTGTTGAGGCACATCGAGGCCGACGTGACCGAGCTGGCCGGCCATCTGCGCGTCGATGTGATTCCGAGCCGCGTGTATGCGCTCATCGCCGAGGGCATCGCGGAGGAACTGGCGATGTCGGCGGCGATGTGA
- the cheW gene encoding Chemotaxis protein CheW, with translation MSTLATPPRPATAPAATAAAVGASNVTRASLAGILQIVSFRLATEEYGVDILRAREIIKLGQITPMPETPVFICGLMNVRGQVIPIVDLRRRIGLPAKDADEQTRIIVVDVAGKTIGMVVDAVTDVLRIGAGQIEPPLLSPAGIEHDCLRGLVRLGNRRLMLLDVDGVLTCELATGSRP, from the coding sequence ATGAGCACGCTGGCGACTCCCCCACGGCCGGCAACGGCGCCCGCGGCAACGGCCGCCGCCGTCGGCGCGTCAAACGTGACGAGAGCCTCGCTCGCAGGCATCCTGCAGATCGTGAGCTTCCGCCTTGCGACTGAGGAATACGGCGTCGACATCCTGCGCGCTCGTGAGATCATCAAGCTGGGACAGATCACGCCCATGCCTGAGACGCCGGTTTTCATCTGCGGGCTGATGAACGTGCGCGGGCAGGTGATTCCGATCGTGGACCTGCGGCGGCGCATCGGCCTGCCGGCGAAGGACGCGGACGAGCAAACGCGCATCATCGTGGTCGACGTGGCGGGCAAGACAATCGGCATGGTGGTGGACGCGGTGACGGACGTGCTGCGGATCGGCGCCGGCCAGATCGAGCCGCCGTTGTTGAGCCCGGCCGGGATCGAGCACGACTGCCTGCGCGGGCTGGTACGCCTCGGAAACAGACGGCTGATGCTGCTGGACGTCGATGGCGTCCTGACGTGTGAATTGGCGACAGGCTCGAGGCCATGA
- the tsr gene encoding Methyl-accepting chemotaxis protein I, protein MKGNERHLADTHRVGAILNDAEPGAVGAERRTRNPLREVAEAVHTATAEVTRCAEEGGAAVERSIAAMKLIDALGEQMSEIIGDVGEIASQTNLLALNAAIEAARAGEHGLGFAVVADEVRKLAQRNSQAAREITRLIKASTGCARESAAFSEQTGQALHEVVQRIGAAAKGIAEIAGVAPARPAEQR, encoded by the coding sequence ATGAAAGGCAACGAACGACACCTTGCGGATACGCACCGGGTGGGAGCCATTTTGAACGACGCGGAGCCGGGCGCCGTGGGAGCGGAACGGCGGACGCGCAACCCGCTGCGGGAAGTGGCCGAGGCGGTCCACACAGCCACGGCCGAGGTCACGCGTTGCGCCGAAGAGGGCGGCGCTGCCGTCGAGAGAAGCATCGCGGCCATGAAGCTGATCGACGCGTTGGGTGAGCAGATGAGCGAGATCATCGGCGACGTCGGCGAGATCGCCAGCCAGACGAACTTGCTGGCCCTGAACGCGGCCATCGAGGCCGCCCGCGCCGGCGAGCACGGGCTGGGATTCGCCGTCGTCGCGGACGAGGTCCGCAAACTTGCGCAGCGGAACAGCCAGGCAGCCCGGGAAATCACGCGCCTGATCAAGGCGAGCACCGGGTGCGCCAGGGAAAGCGCAGCGTTTTCCGAGCAGACCGGCCAGGCGCTCCACGAGGTCGTCCAGCGGATCGGAGCGGCGGCGAAGGGCATCGCCGAAATCGCGGGCGTCGCGCCCGCCCGTCCCGCGGAGCAGCGCTGA
- the cheA gene encoding Chemotaxis protein CheA has protein sequence MSESIEVTPDLLAGFLDEAPDYLGALEEGLLAFEARAGGGAIALRDEADHERLNAVFRAAHSLKGIAASLGFKRIRDLTHVMESLFEQLRAGKRAPCGSEVEALFAALDTLRELIAELSEPRDAQVSIDDALSALNAILTTTPSTQDATAAADRGRATSEPSQPPPQAERRGRAMTVCVRFKDRFDAAIEACILHNRLNDIGELVGSEPDVSTLDGEARVERVVFRVITEHTPEEVEAIVRLYSVESVTVTPPDAVPSGQAVIEASRESNATPPAASTLGSPAGFVSDPPPVAGSGEEGAPRAGETIRVDLERLDELMNLSGELVINQAKVDDVSRRLAELSAHSNMNRLAEDLAGRLAKLRELVRELSQPGDHGRVITEMSNVTLHFAADVEEVKRLVKRVHASRSVLNDLSEAVHSLNRISAGLQKRIMQTRMVAIGPLLQRFRRVLRDIGKSAGKKVDVVLHGEATELDKRLIDELVDPLTHIVRNSVDHGLEKPADRGLAGKAETGHVTLNAHRDGRHICIEVRDDGRGIDVDAIKRKIVQRALASPQHVEQMSDHEAIQYAFKPGVSTAEQVTDLSGRGMGMDIVRTRVESMSGAVDVQSTPGQGTVVTIRLPLTLAIVSALMVRVGKCTYGLPLESVIEVITVPRAGVQHIEGRPVVRVRGRVVPLALLEWAFTMNHAEQRTRSRDEADYTVVVLASGLEMIGLVVDEAIGPEELVIKDIAANFRHVNGIAGASIMSDGTVSLILDVAELATAFAGGGATDLS, from the coding sequence ATGAGCGAGAGCATCGAAGTCACGCCCGACCTGCTGGCCGGATTCCTCGACGAGGCGCCGGACTATCTTGGCGCCCTGGAGGAGGGTTTGCTGGCGTTCGAGGCCCGGGCGGGCGGCGGCGCGATCGCACTGCGCGACGAGGCCGACCACGAGCGGTTGAACGCGGTCTTCCGTGCGGCACACAGCCTGAAGGGCATCGCCGCCTCGCTCGGCTTCAAGCGCATCCGCGATCTCACGCACGTGATGGAATCGCTTTTTGAACAGCTCCGCGCGGGCAAGCGCGCGCCTTGCGGAAGCGAGGTCGAGGCGCTCTTCGCCGCGCTGGATACGTTGCGCGAGCTGATTGCCGAGTTGTCCGAGCCGCGCGATGCGCAGGTCTCAATCGATGACGCGCTGTCGGCGCTGAATGCAATTCTCACCACGACCCCGTCAACGCAGGACGCGACCGCCGCGGCGGACCGAGGTCGAGCGACTTCGGAACCCAGCCAGCCGCCGCCACAGGCCGAACGGCGCGGCCGGGCGATGACCGTTTGCGTGCGTTTCAAGGACCGGTTCGACGCGGCGATTGAGGCCTGCATCCTGCACAACCGCCTGAACGACATCGGCGAGCTGGTCGGGAGTGAGCCGGACGTGAGTACGCTCGACGGCGAGGCCAGGGTTGAGCGAGTCGTGTTTCGCGTGATCACCGAGCACACCCCGGAAGAGGTGGAGGCGATCGTACGTCTCTATTCGGTTGAATCCGTGACCGTGACTCCGCCGGACGCCGTCCCGTCCGGGCAGGCGGTGATCGAGGCATCGCGCGAGTCGAACGCGACACCGCCCGCCGCCTCCACCCTCGGTTCGCCAGCCGGATTCGTTTCCGATCCGCCTCCCGTCGCGGGATCGGGCGAAGAGGGCGCGCCGCGCGCCGGCGAGACCATCCGCGTCGACCTGGAGCGGCTGGACGAGCTCATGAACCTGAGCGGCGAGCTGGTGATCAACCAGGCCAAGGTTGACGACGTCTCGCGGCGGCTGGCCGAGCTCTCCGCGCATTCGAACATGAACCGTCTCGCGGAAGACCTGGCCGGGCGGCTGGCTAAGCTGCGCGAGCTGGTCCGCGAGCTGAGCCAGCCGGGCGACCACGGCCGCGTGATTACGGAAATGTCGAATGTGACGCTGCACTTTGCGGCCGACGTCGAAGAGGTGAAGCGGCTGGTGAAGCGCGTGCATGCCTCGCGCTCCGTCTTGAACGACCTGTCGGAGGCGGTGCACAGCCTCAACCGCATCAGCGCGGGCCTCCAGAAGCGCATCATGCAGACCCGCATGGTCGCGATCGGCCCACTCCTCCAGCGCTTCCGCCGCGTGCTGCGCGATATCGGCAAGTCCGCCGGAAAAAAGGTGGACGTGGTTCTGCACGGCGAAGCGACCGAGCTGGACAAGCGGCTGATTGACGAGCTGGTCGATCCGCTGACGCACATCGTGCGAAACAGCGTCGACCACGGCCTGGAGAAACCGGCCGACCGCGGCCTCGCCGGAAAGGCCGAGACCGGGCACGTGACGCTGAACGCGCACCGTGATGGGCGGCACATCTGCATCGAAGTCCGCGATGACGGCCGAGGCATCGACGTCGACGCGATCAAGCGGAAGATCGTCCAGCGCGCGCTGGCCTCGCCGCAGCACGTTGAGCAGATGAGCGACCACGAGGCGATCCAGTACGCGTTCAAGCCGGGCGTTTCCACCGCCGAGCAGGTGACCGACCTCTCCGGCCGCGGCATGGGCATGGACATCGTTCGCACTCGGGTCGAGAGCATGAGCGGCGCGGTGGATGTGCAGTCGACGCCCGGCCAGGGGACGGTCGTCACGATCCGCCTGCCGCTGACGCTGGCGATCGTCAGTGCGTTGATGGTGCGCGTGGGCAAGTGCACGTACGGGCTGCCGCTGGAGTCGGTGATCGAGGTCATCACCGTGCCGCGCGCCGGCGTGCAGCACATTGAGGGCCGGCCGGTGGTTCGCGTCCGCGGCCGCGTTGTTCCGCTGGCGCTTTTGGAATGGGCATTCACGATGAACCACGCGGAGCAGCGCACGCGCAGCCGCGACGAGGCGGATTACACGGTGGTCGTACTGGCCAGCGGACTCGAAATGATTGGGCTGGTGGTGGACGAGGCGATCGGCCCCGAAGAACTTGTGATCAAGGACATCGCCGCGAACTTCCGCCACGTGAACGGCATCGCCGGCGCGTCGATCATGAGCGATGGAACGGTGTCGCTGATCCTCGATGTGGCCGAACTGGCGACGGCGTTCGCCGGCGGCGGGGCGACGGACCTGTCATGA